One Dietzia sp. JS16-p6b genomic window carries:
- a CDS encoding IclR family transcriptional regulator has protein sequence MSSLSTVRKLGPILDLFTVDSPEWGVSEVSEALDIPRSSTHALLSSLVDIGLLQCRVRGRYRIGWRVVELSEALRGRLDVRSIAAPVLDTLVARHGETSHLAVMERMQVLYVDKVLGTHNVTVQGARIGARLDLHCTGVGKLLLAHSGQADVEMFLRRQALPRRTPSTITDPGVLLAELGEIRRRGFATDRGEAVAAIHCTAAPIRDDMGVVIAAISSSAPRERYAARRVEITQAVVAAAAEITRTVSDSARAGRPTTSHQSTPDVREIRPAM, from the coding sequence ATGAGCTCTCTGTCGACCGTGCGCAAACTCGGGCCCATTCTCGACCTTTTCACCGTCGACTCGCCCGAGTGGGGTGTGAGCGAGGTGTCCGAGGCCCTGGACATCCCCCGGTCGAGCACACACGCGCTGCTCTCGAGTCTGGTGGACATCGGGCTGCTCCAGTGCCGGGTCCGAGGGCGGTACCGGATCGGTTGGAGGGTCGTGGAGCTCTCGGAGGCCCTGCGGGGCCGGCTCGACGTGCGGAGCATCGCCGCCCCGGTGCTCGACACGCTCGTGGCGCGACACGGCGAGACCTCCCATCTCGCGGTGATGGAGCGCATGCAGGTGCTCTATGTGGACAAGGTCCTCGGGACGCACAACGTCACCGTGCAGGGTGCCCGGATCGGAGCGAGGCTCGACCTGCACTGCACCGGGGTCGGCAAACTCCTGCTGGCCCACAGCGGCCAGGCCGACGTGGAGATGTTCCTCCGACGCCAGGCGCTGCCCCGCCGCACCCCGTCCACCATCACGGACCCCGGGGTGCTGCTCGCCGAACTGGGCGAGATCCGCCGCCGGGGGTTCGCGACGGATCGCGGCGAGGCGGTCGCCGCGATCCACTGCACCGCCGCGCCCATCCGGGACGACATGGGCGTCGTGATCGCGGCGATCAGCTCCAGTGCGCCGAGAGAGCGCTATGCGGCCCGGCGCGTGGAGATCACCCAGGCGGTGGTCGCCGCGGCCGCGGAGATCACCCGAACCGTGAGCGATTCGGCCAGGGCCGGGCGACCGACGACGTCTCACCAGTCCACCCCCGACGTCCGGGAGATCCGCCCCGCTATGTGA
- a CDS encoding 2-keto-4-pentenoate hydratase, whose protein sequence is MDQIDTIAGELLGAYASGVPVPPLTERYPGLGLDVAYRVQRRQVDRWVADGDRVVGHKVGLSSRAMQRMVGVAQPDFGHLTQSMIHQEQAPIPHGTFLQPRIEPEIAFVLGEPLRGPGVTTADAVRAIDFILPALEIVDSRVSDWRIGIFDTVSDNASSGGVILGSTPVGVHEVDLRLTGCNLYLNGELVATGAGGAVLGSPVNSLVWLANTVGPLGTTLEPGHIVLPGSMTPAFDVAPGDVIVADIGGIGTTTAIMGRENRGDD, encoded by the coding sequence ATGGACCAGATCGACACGATCGCCGGCGAACTACTCGGCGCATACGCAAGCGGGGTACCCGTCCCGCCCCTGACCGAGAGGTATCCCGGTCTCGGCCTGGACGTCGCGTACCGCGTGCAGCGACGTCAGGTCGACCGATGGGTCGCCGACGGTGACCGCGTGGTGGGTCACAAAGTGGGCTTGTCGTCGCGGGCGATGCAGCGCATGGTGGGCGTGGCCCAACCGGACTTCGGTCACCTGACCCAGAGCATGATCCACCAGGAGCAGGCCCCTATCCCGCACGGGACGTTCCTCCAGCCCCGCATCGAACCCGAGATCGCGTTTGTGCTGGGCGAGCCTCTCCGGGGACCGGGAGTCACCACAGCGGACGCCGTCCGAGCCATCGACTTCATCCTGCCGGCTCTCGAGATCGTCGACTCCCGCGTCTCGGACTGGAGGATCGGGATCTTCGACACCGTCTCGGACAACGCCTCCTCCGGCGGCGTGATCCTCGGCAGTACCCCGGTGGGGGTCCACGAGGTGGACCTGCGACTGACCGGGTGCAACCTCTACCTCAACGGTGAACTCGTGGCGACCGGCGCCGGCGGCGCCGTCCTCGGCTCACCGGTCAATTCGTTGGTCTGGCTCGCCAACACCGTCGGCCCGCTCGGTACCACCCTGGAACCGGGGCACATCGTGCTCCCGGGGTCGATGACCCCGGCGTTCGATGTCGCGCCCGGCGACGTGATAGTCGCCGACATCGGCGGAATCGGAACCACCACAGCGATCATGGGTCGCGAGAACAGAGGAGACGACTGA
- a CDS encoding 2-keto-4-pentenoate hydratase, with protein MATRTDWTPAVVARRCLDAESSVTPLTSIRAQWDGLDLPAAYAAQDTALRIRTGRGETLTGVKLGVTSKAKQRQVNVDSPSTAWLTDAMYLPPGEPIECDQMIHPRVEPEIAFVMGERLTGPGQTAATALAAVRGVVGALEIIDSRFSGYSFTMMDAIADNNSSGRYVTGPTSLDPYGVDLGREACILEVDGEVVDSATGAAVHGHPAEALAFAANTLAERGVSIEPGWVILTGGMTDAVPLTPGRSISAHFTHLGLVTVRGARTG; from the coding sequence ATGGCCACCCGGACCGACTGGACCCCTGCGGTGGTGGCTCGACGCTGCCTCGACGCCGAGTCCTCCGTCACTCCGCTGACCTCGATCAGGGCCCAATGGGACGGGCTCGATCTGCCGGCCGCCTACGCGGCGCAGGATACCGCGCTCCGCATTCGCACAGGGCGCGGGGAAACGCTCACCGGGGTCAAACTGGGAGTGACCTCCAAGGCCAAGCAACGACAGGTCAACGTGGACTCCCCGTCGACCGCCTGGCTCACCGACGCGATGTACCTCCCGCCGGGGGAGCCGATCGAGTGCGACCAGATGATCCACCCGCGTGTCGAGCCCGAGATCGCCTTTGTCATGGGGGAACGCCTGACCGGGCCCGGTCAGACCGCGGCCACCGCGCTCGCGGCCGTCCGCGGCGTCGTGGGGGCGCTGGAGATCATCGACTCCCGCTTCTCCGGGTACTCCTTCACCATGATGGACGCGATCGCGGACAACAACTCGTCGGGTAGGTACGTCACCGGCCCGACGTCGCTGGACCCGTACGGGGTCGACCTCGGGCGCGAGGCGTGCATCCTGGAGGTGGACGGAGAGGTTGTGGACTCGGCGACCGGGGCCGCGGTCCATGGACACCCGGCCGAGGCGCTCGCCTTCGCCGCCAACACACTCGCCGAGCGCGGCGTCTCGATCGAGCCGGGGTGGGTGATCCTCACCGGCGGGATGACCGACGCCGTACCGCTGACCCCGGGGCGATCGATCTCGGCCCACTTCACCCATCTCGGGCTGGTGACCGTCCGCGGGGCGAGAACCGGGTGA
- a CDS encoding tautomerase family protein, which yields MPIIDVTITEGRAPEAIRSLIHELTAAAVRAIDAPPTSVRVIVREVPPTHFAAADVTIAERTAVSGGAPDRSGP from the coding sequence GTGCCGATCATCGACGTCACCATCACCGAGGGACGAGCTCCCGAGGCGATCCGCTCTCTCATCCACGAACTCACCGCCGCCGCCGTTCGCGCGATCGACGCGCCTCCCACGAGCGTGCGGGTGATCGTGCGCGAGGTGCCACCGACGCACTTCGCGGCCGCCGACGTGACGATCGCCGAGCGCACCGCGGTCTCGGGCGGCGCCCCGGATCGCTCGGGCCCCTGA
- a CDS encoding tautomerase family protein yields MPVAHVHLVAGTYPVERLEDLQAGITSLYCEVLSCPVDRVRVFVVEYPAGNVMSAGRPVTSHEDGAPYFTMRLLSGRPPEQARRLLEGVSNLLAEVLGYELATVRGELVEVDPAHWAIGGRVAADVRGAEIRARKDGGARR; encoded by the coding sequence ATGCCCGTCGCACATGTCCACCTGGTCGCCGGGACCTACCCGGTCGAACGACTCGAGGACCTCCAGGCAGGGATCACTTCTCTGTACTGCGAGGTCCTGTCGTGTCCCGTCGATCGCGTGCGTGTGTTCGTGGTCGAGTACCCGGCCGGGAACGTGATGTCGGCCGGCCGGCCGGTCACCTCGCACGAGGACGGGGCTCCGTACTTCACCATGCGGCTCCTCTCGGGACGTCCCCCCGAACAGGCACGACGTCTCTTGGAGGGCGTCTCGAACCTGCTCGCCGAGGTTCTCGGATACGAACTCGCGACCGTGAGGGGCGAGCTGGTGGAGGTGGATCCCGCTCACTGGGCGATCGGCGGTCGGGTGGCGGCTGATGTCCGAGGTGCCGAGATCCGGGCGAGAAAGGACGGCGGGGCCCGACGATAG
- a CDS encoding SDR family NAD(P)-dependent oxidoreductase, whose amino-acid sequence MTGICVVVGATGAMGGSVVRSLSARGRRVLAIARSADALDALVDDPALPEGNVIPCVADIGDESSVSAIRGALSTAGATRVDLALMAAGLPVGGSLDVIPTADLALAAGFKTVATLHLLKAVEDLLAAGSRFVAIAGSLGLEPGPGDAAPGTSNAALINLMRQLSLRTGADGATVHTLAPGPVDTPRLRAFAARESAETGVPRSEIWQRYIDKTSTGRLPSLDEIAWFVTTLLAPEAGVLHGAVISLDGGVRRNLF is encoded by the coding sequence GTGACCGGCATCTGCGTGGTCGTGGGGGCCACCGGGGCGATGGGCGGCTCGGTCGTCCGCAGCCTCTCCGCCCGGGGGCGACGTGTGCTGGCGATCGCCCGCAGCGCCGACGCCCTCGACGCCCTGGTCGACGACCCGGCCCTCCCCGAGGGGAATGTGATCCCCTGTGTGGCCGACATCGGGGACGAGTCCTCCGTCTCCGCCATACGCGGGGCGCTGAGCACGGCCGGGGCGACCAGGGTGGACCTCGCGCTCATGGCGGCGGGGTTGCCCGTGGGTGGGTCCCTCGATGTGATCCCCACCGCGGATCTGGCACTCGCGGCCGGGTTCAAGACCGTCGCGACCCTCCACCTCCTGAAAGCGGTCGAGGACCTCCTCGCAGCCGGGTCGCGGTTCGTCGCGATCGCCGGGTCGCTCGGCCTCGAACCCGGCCCCGGAGACGCCGCGCCCGGCACGTCCAATGCGGCGTTGATCAACCTCATGCGACAGCTCTCCCTCCGCACGGGCGCCGACGGGGCCACGGTCCACACCCTGGCTCCCGGGCCCGTGGACACGCCCCGATTGCGGGCGTTCGCCGCCCGGGAGTCCGCGGAGACCGGGGTCCCCCGGTCCGAGATCTGGCAGCGCTACATCGACAAGACCTCGACGGGCCGGCTCCCCTCGCTCGACGAGATCGCATGGTTCGTCACCACCCTCCTCGCCCCGGAGGCGGGTGTGCTCCACGGCGCCGTGATCAGCCTCGACGGCGGAGTCCGGAGAAACCTGTTCTGA
- a CDS encoding aldehyde dehydrogenase: MTTIKHFIGGRWTESADGRTFETRDPHDGSLLAEVARGAAADGEAAVAAARHAFDEGPWPRMTPKERAVILHRLADMVDTHRDELAMLETRDGGKAISQTSHADIPRVALNLRFFADYVAMTGTEAYPDGDLFSYVLYPPAGVVSAISPWNAPLMLATWKIAPALAFGNTVVLKPAPQTPLTAHRFAELAVEAGLPEGVLNVVHGFGGDEVAGPLTSDPRVDRITFTGSSATGVRILQTAAVNHTPVSAEMGGKSANIIFADADLDIAVPKAIRAIFVGNGQVCLSGTRLLVQNSIREEFLERFVTEAAALKVGDPKDPETFVGPLITREHLAKVSGYVDLAREEGGEVVLGGARLTTDAHASGHYYPPTIITGLTNQDRVAREEIFGPVETVLGFDTEAEALRIANDSPYGLAGMLFTTNLDRAHRMAAGWKAGTVWINTFFERDLRLPFGGEGSSGLGREGGQYSRDFFTEPRAVTIRLNPQPR; the protein is encoded by the coding sequence ATGACCACCATCAAGCACTTCATCGGCGGCCGGTGGACCGAGTCCGCCGACGGCCGGACGTTCGAGACCCGTGACCCGCACGACGGTAGCCTCCTTGCCGAGGTCGCCCGCGGCGCCGCCGCCGACGGGGAGGCCGCGGTCGCCGCAGCACGCCACGCGTTCGACGAGGGCCCGTGGCCCCGGATGACGCCCAAGGAGCGGGCCGTGATCCTCCACCGGCTGGCAGACATGGTCGACACGCACCGCGACGAGCTCGCCATGCTGGAGACCCGGGACGGCGGCAAAGCCATATCGCAGACCAGCCACGCAGACATCCCCCGGGTCGCCCTGAACCTCCGGTTCTTCGCCGACTACGTGGCGATGACAGGCACCGAGGCCTACCCGGACGGCGATCTGTTCTCCTACGTCCTCTATCCACCGGCGGGCGTGGTGTCGGCGATCAGCCCGTGGAACGCGCCGCTCATGCTCGCCACGTGGAAGATCGCTCCCGCGCTGGCCTTCGGCAACACCGTCGTGCTAAAGCCGGCCCCCCAGACGCCCCTCACCGCCCACCGGTTCGCCGAGCTCGCGGTGGAGGCTGGTCTGCCGGAGGGAGTGCTCAACGTGGTTCACGGCTTCGGCGGCGACGAGGTCGCCGGGCCGCTCACCTCGGATCCGCGCGTCGACCGCATCACGTTCACCGGTTCCAGTGCGACGGGTGTGAGAATTCTCCAGACCGCTGCAGTCAACCACACCCCTGTCTCCGCCGAGATGGGCGGCAAATCCGCGAACATCATCTTCGCCGACGCCGATCTAGACATCGCGGTACCCAAGGCGATACGGGCGATCTTCGTGGGTAACGGCCAGGTCTGCCTCTCTGGTACCCGACTGCTGGTCCAGAACTCGATCCGCGAGGAGTTCCTCGAGCGGTTCGTCACCGAGGCCGCCGCTCTCAAAGTGGGCGATCCCAAGGACCCCGAGACCTTTGTCGGGCCTCTCATCACAAGGGAGCACCTGGCCAAGGTCTCGGGCTACGTCGACCTGGCCCGCGAAGAAGGCGGTGAGGTGGTCCTGGGGGGCGCCCGGCTCACCACGGACGCGCACGCCTCGGGGCACTACTACCCGCCGACCATCATCACGGGCCTGACCAATCAGGACCGCGTAGCCCGCGAGGAGATCTTCGGCCCGGTCGAGACCGTCCTCGGCTTCGACACCGAGGCGGAGGCGCTGCGAATCGCCAATGACAGCCCCTACGGGCTGGCCGGGATGCTGTTCACCACCAACCTCGACCGCGCGCACCGCATGGCCGCCGGGTGGAAGGCGGGCACTGTGTGGATCAATACGTTCTTCGAACGAGACCTCCGCCTGCCGTTCGGCGGCGAGGGCAGCAGTGGCCTGGGTCGCGAGGGTGGTCAGTACTCGCGCGACTTCTTCACCGAACCCCGCGCGGTGACGATCCGCCTGAACCCGCAGCCCCGGTGA